One window of the Patescibacteria group bacterium genome contains the following:
- a CDS encoding 6-phosphofructokinase encodes MKNIGIITGGGDGGGLNAVIKGAAQMAGRKGVKTFAIPNGYAGLYNLIDMDSLVELTPSRLDVFSINLAGSEAGHSRVKIAKIEDENKYERIKAGLAKFEIDGLVISGGDDTGSVILDLDKHGIKCVHAPKTMDLDLMSYSVGGDSAIERLAGFIRDIETTGRTHNRIMVLETFGRYAGHNAFRGGVAGECDAILIPEIPVDFDELYRHMKKVFTKRIIESDINAGTYIIVVAEGFKDASGEDIHDSSVGLDSFGHKKLTGAGKYVAKELERRLESDPEIKQFMQEQGMYVEGIYDTPEVRAVVPSHLVRSGFTSAYDANFGIEAGAGAAYLLLEGVHNVTVTGFKDGVFHYMDVAEAIKRRSVDLEQVALYEQVGFCFGRVRQDFTAKHKKVTGKIDRIY; translated from the coding sequence ATGAAAAATATCGGAATTATCACCGGTGGTGGCGACGGAGGAGGACTAAATGCGGTTATTAAAGGTGCCGCGCAAATGGCCGGCCGGAAAGGCGTCAAAACTTTTGCCATACCTAACGGCTATGCCGGATTATATAATTTGATTGATATGGATTCATTGGTTGAATTGACGCCGTCCAGGTTGGATGTTTTTAGTATAAATTTAGCGGGATCAGAAGCCGGTCATTCACGGGTGAAAATTGCCAAGATTGAAGACGAGAATAAATATGAGCGAATTAAAGCAGGTCTTGCAAAATTTGAAATTGACGGCCTGGTAATCAGTGGTGGTGACGATACGGGCAGTGTGATATTGGACCTGGATAAGCACGGTATAAAATGCGTGCACGCTCCAAAAACTATGGATTTGGACCTGATGTCATATTCTGTCGGTGGAGATTCAGCTATTGAGCGCCTGGCCGGATTTATCCGCGACATTGAAACAACCGGCCGTACGCATAATCGGATTATGGTTTTGGAAACATTCGGCCGTTATGCCGGGCACAATGCTTTCCGCGGAGGCGTGGCTGGTGAATGCGATGCAATCTTGATTCCGGAAATTCCGGTGGATTTTGACGAGCTTTACCGCCACATGAAAAAAGTATTCACCAAAAGGATTATCGAAAGTGATATCAATGCCGGTACTTATATTATTGTGGTTGCGGAGGGTTTTAAAGACGCATCCGGAGAAGACATTCATGATTCTTCTGTTGGACTTGATTCGTTCGGGCATAAAAAACTTACCGGGGCCGGTAAATACGTCGCAAAGGAGTTGGAGCGAAGACTGGAAAGTGATCCGGAAATCAAACAGTTTATGCAGGAGCAGGGAATGTATGTGGAAGGAATATACGACACACCCGAAGTCAGAGCCGTTGTACCTAGTCATTTGGTGCGTAGTGGATTTACGTCTGCCTATGACGCTAATTTTGGCATAGAGGCGGGTGCAGGGGCAGCATATCTGCTTTTGGAGGGAGTACACAATGTTACAGTGACCGGATTCAAAGATGGAGTATTTCACTATATGGATGTTGCAGAGGCTATCAAACGCCGTTCGGTTGATCTGGAGCAAGTTGCTTTATATGAGCAGGTAG
- a CDS encoding ComEC/Rec2 family competence protein, with product MGKSRIFLYFLVSFICGIGIASFGADIDPFFTYVLFFGLTVVLVFIWQKKLWRLLLLCLLGIIIGIWRFNLSKPNISEQHIAFYNGSEKEFRGIIIEEPDVRKEQVKLTVRPESHAGKVLLNTQLFPEYQYGDRLEIKCNLEAPEKIEDFAYDKYLSRFGVYSICYRPKIKVISQNNGSRVLSHMFGIKNKFIQNINRQLPEPQSSFLGGLLLGAKRGIPDDLMENFNRTGTTHIVAISGYNITIIAVLLLSACKNLSIPRKRAFWLIVTALLFFMLITGAQSSVVRAVVMGIVMLIAKQLGRLSRITNTLVLTAVIMLVINPKVLIFDAGFQLSFLATMGLIYLSPMLEKIFTRLPNIFQIRESFIATTSATIFTLPLILFQFGRLSVVAILVNILILPIIPFAMGVGFLTGLLSFIFPPLATVFSWIVWLMLAYIIKVVELFSDLQFASINISEFSLAMLIAGYLLIAVLMIIVARRQKRFDELQMT from the coding sequence ATGGGAAAATCAAGAATATTTCTATACTTTCTGGTCAGCTTTATCTGCGGAATTGGCATCGCATCATTTGGAGCAGATATCGATCCTTTTTTTACTTATGTTTTATTTTTTGGTTTGACTGTTGTTTTAGTATTCATTTGGCAAAAAAAGTTATGGCGGTTATTACTGCTTTGTTTGCTTGGAATTATAATTGGAATTTGGCGTTTTAATTTATCAAAGCCAAATATCAGTGAACAGCACATTGCTTTTTATAACGGATCGGAAAAGGAATTCAGGGGAATAATCATTGAAGAACCCGATGTCCGCAAAGAACAGGTAAAGCTGACAGTCAGACCCGAATCGCATGCCGGCAAGGTGTTGCTTAATACGCAACTGTTTCCGGAATATCAATACGGAGATCGCTTAGAAATAAAATGCAATTTGGAAGCACCGGAAAAAATAGAGGATTTTGCCTATGACAAATATTTATCCCGTTTTGGTGTTTATTCAATTTGTTATCGTCCGAAAATAAAAGTTATATCCCAAAATAACGGATCGAGAGTTCTGTCCCATATGTTCGGGATAAAAAATAAATTTATCCAAAATATCAACCGGCAGTTGCCGGAACCACAGTCATCATTTCTCGGCGGATTGCTACTGGGTGCGAAGCGGGGAATTCCCGATGATCTGATGGAGAATTTTAACCGGACCGGCACAACGCATATCGTGGCGATCTCCGGTTACAATATCACAATCATCGCAGTCCTCTTGCTTTCTGCGTGCAAAAATTTGAGTATACCGCGCAAAAGAGCGTTCTGGTTGATTGTTACCGCATTGTTGTTTTTTATGCTGATTACCGGCGCGCAGTCTTCAGTCGTGCGGGCGGTTGTAATGGGAATCGTTATGCTGATTGCCAAACAGCTGGGACGCCTTTCGCGAATTACTAATACCTTGGTACTAACCGCTGTGATTATGCTGGTTATTAATCCGAAGGTGCTGATATTTGATGCGGGATTTCAGCTTTCATTTTTGGCAACAATGGGATTAATCTATTTATCGCCGATGCTGGAAAAAATATTTACCCGCCTGCCGAACATTTTCCAAATCAGGGAGTCATTTATTGCAACAACGTCAGCCACAATATTTACATTACCCCTGATACTTTTTCAATTTGGCAGATTGTCTGTTGTAGCGATCTTGGTTAACATATTGATTCTGCCGATAATCCCGTTTGCTATGGGTGTCGGTTTTTTAACCGGATTATTATCATTTATTTTTCCTCCGCTAGCAACCGTGTTTTCGTGGATAGTCTGGCTGATGCTTGCCTATATTATTAAGGTTGTGGAATTATTTTCTGATCTACAATTTGCTTCCATCAATATTTCTGAATTTTCCCTGGCAATGCTGATCGCCGGTTATTTATTAATTGCTGTTTTGATGATCATTGTTGCAAGAAGACAAAAGCGATTTGATGAACTTCAAATGACATAA